Proteins encoded together in one Deinococcus radiopugnans ATCC 19172 window:
- a CDS encoding TetR/AcrR family transcriptional regulator, translating into MTETAKPRRAQILDSASRLFSERGYHATSMRDLAGDLGMQGGSLYAHISGKEELLIEIVNVASRQFDEALFTLRGVQMPADEKLREAMHRHIRVVADNMDSATVFFHEWKHLSPEAYARVTGWRDSIDAFYRELITRGIQEGVFRADLDPRMTAYLVLSAVNWAYTWYRPGGPLTPRDVADSFADMLLSGLRSEP; encoded by the coding sequence ATGACTGAAACTGCCAAACCCCGCCGCGCCCAGATTCTCGATTCCGCCAGCCGCCTGTTTTCCGAACGCGGCTACCACGCCACGAGCATGCGCGACCTGGCCGGCGATCTGGGCATGCAGGGCGGCAGCCTGTACGCGCACATCAGCGGCAAGGAAGAACTGCTGATCGAGATCGTGAACGTGGCCTCGCGGCAGTTCGACGAGGCGCTGTTCACCCTGCGCGGCGTCCAGATGCCCGCCGACGAGAAGCTGCGCGAGGCGATGCACCGCCACATCCGCGTGGTGGCCGACAACATGGACAGCGCCACCGTGTTCTTTCACGAATGGAAGCACCTATCGCCCGAGGCCTACGCCCGCGTGACCGGGTGGCGTGACAGCATCGACGCCTTCTACCGCGAGCTGATCACGCGCGGCATCCAGGAGGGTGTGTTCCGCGCCGATCTGGACCCGCGCATGACCGCGTATCTGGTGCTGTCCGCCGTGAACTGGGCCTACACCTGGTACCGTCCCGGCGGGCCGCTGACCCCGCGTGACGTGGCCGACAGCTTCGCCGACATGCTCCTGAGCGGGTTGAGGTCCGAGCCATGA
- a CDS encoding undecaprenyl-diphosphate phosphatase, with translation MDWFYAIVYGIVEGITEFLPISSTGHLILTGNLLGVPWPADVKNTFEVVIQGGAILAVLAYYWRDFLKIRHIGTDKSQQTLWLGVVVACIPAVILGLLFGDVIKANLFRPSVVAWALIVGGVVMWLVESRKATPVIHDIETIGVRKSLLIGTIQCLALLWPGFSRSASSILGGMVLGLDRPTATKFSFYLGVPTLGGAALLDFIQSRDILAQIGVINVVLGAAVSFVVAYLAIGWLLRFISTNNFKGFAVYRVVVGALILVLIATGVMGNGSLA, from the coding sequence ATGGATTGGTTTTACGCGATTGTGTACGGCATTGTCGAGGGCATCACCGAATTTCTTCCGATCAGCTCGACAGGCCACCTGATCCTGACCGGCAACCTGCTGGGGGTGCCGTGGCCGGCGGACGTGAAAAACACCTTCGAGGTGGTGATTCAGGGCGGCGCGATTCTGGCGGTGCTGGCGTACTACTGGCGCGACTTCCTGAAAATCCGGCACATCGGCACGGACAAGTCCCAGCAGACGCTGTGGCTGGGCGTGGTGGTGGCGTGTATCCCGGCCGTGATTCTGGGCCTGCTGTTCGGCGACGTCATCAAGGCCAACCTGTTCCGCCCCAGCGTGGTGGCCTGGGCGCTGATCGTGGGCGGCGTGGTGATGTGGCTGGTGGAGAGCCGCAAGGCCACCCCTGTCATCCACGACATCGAAACCATCGGCGTCCGCAAGTCGCTGCTGATCGGCACGATCCAGTGTCTGGCGCTGCTGTGGCCGGGCTTCTCGCGCAGCGCCAGTAGTATTCTGGGCGGCATGGTGCTGGGGCTGGACCGGCCCACCGCCACCAAATTCAGCTTTTACCTGGGTGTGCCCACGCTGGGCGGCGCGGCGCTGCTGGACTTTATCCAGAGCCGCGACATCCTGGCCCAGATCGGCGTGATTAATGTCGTGCTGGGCGCGGCGGTCAGCTTCGTGGTGGCGTACCTGGCCATCGGCTGGCTGCTGCGCTTCATCTCCACCAACAACTTCAAAGGCTTCGCCGTCTACCGCGTGGTGGTGGGCGCGCTGATCCTGGTGCTGATTGCGACGGGTGTGATGGGCAACGGCAGTCTGGCGTAG
- a CDS encoding aminoglycoside phosphotransferase family protein, whose amino-acid sequence MNFAPHLARWNLQPDGEAIHTPSSDLLPVRHGERTAMLKLAHDPEERRGNAVMAWWAGRGAAQVYAHDGAALLMERLDVRPSLLDMAAAGQDDEATRILCQAAARLPRARPWPELPMLRRWFRSLETVAPAAGGVFATALSTAHALLDAPQEVGVLHGDIHHQNLLHRPARGWLFIDPKGILGERGFDYANILCNPDLETVAAPGRLVRQAHIISKTATLELGRVLRWTLAYAGLSAAWHLEDGEDELARTTLEVARIAAAELGLPG is encoded by the coding sequence GTGAACTTTGCGCCCCATCTGGCACGCTGGAACCTGCAGCCCGACGGCGAGGCCATCCATACCCCCAGCAGCGACCTGTTGCCGGTCAGACACGGGGAACGGACGGCCATGCTCAAACTTGCCCACGACCCCGAGGAACGCCGGGGCAACGCGGTGATGGCCTGGTGGGCCGGACGCGGCGCGGCCCAGGTCTACGCGCACGACGGCGCGGCCCTGCTGATGGAGCGGTTGGACGTTCGCCCTTCTCTGCTGGACATGGCCGCCGCCGGGCAGGACGACGAGGCGACGAGAATTCTGTGTCAGGCAGCGGCCCGGTTGCCCCGCGCCCGGCCCTGGCCTGAACTGCCCATGCTGCGGCGCTGGTTCCGGTCATTGGAGACCGTGGCCCCGGCGGCGGGCGGCGTCTTCGCCACGGCCCTGTCCACAGCACACGCCCTGTTGGACGCCCCGCAAGAGGTGGGCGTGCTGCACGGCGATATTCATCATCAGAATCTGCTGCACCGCCCGGCGCGCGGCTGGCTGTTCATCGATCCCAAGGGCATCCTCGGCGAGCGCGGCTTCGATTACGCCAACATCCTGTGCAACCCCGATCTGGAGACGGTGGCCGCGCCGGGCCGACTGGTGCGGCAGGCCCACATCATTTCCAAGACGGCGACGCTGGAGCTGGGGCGCGTGCTGCGCTGGACGCTGGCCTACGCGGGCCTGTCCGCCGCGTGGCATCTGGAGGACGGCGAGGACGAACTGGCCCGGACCACGTTGGAGGTGGCGCGGATTGCGGCGGCGGAACTGGGCCTGCCCGGCTGA
- a CDS encoding ferritin-like domain-containing protein has protein sequence MTHNDTDQNAPTTLNRRAALGFLGKAGLGMAALGFAEKTGLAAPALAAPAKNIDGDVLNFALNLEYLEAAFYLAAVGRLGELKKIGGDAAIRLPAGLDMARGMQFKDSTVQAMANDIAEDELSHVKFLHGALGKGAVMRPVIDLDAAFRAAGSAASGGAITGFNPYANDLFFLHGAFIFEDVGVTAYNGAATLITNPAYLQAAAGILAVEAYHGGAIRTMLYQQRQITAAAGLYVGQVVQAISNLRGKVGGGKDMGLTDNAGNAVFAPADKNGVAYGRSTREVLNIVYLAPGASKGGFYPNGLNGSIK, from the coding sequence ATGACCCACAACGACACCGATCAGAACGCCCCCACCACCCTCAACCGCCGCGCCGCCCTGGGCTTTCTGGGCAAGGCGGGCCTGGGCATGGCCGCCCTCGGTTTTGCTGAAAAGACGGGCCTCGCCGCCCCCGCGCTGGCTGCTCCCGCTAAAAACATCGACGGCGACGTGCTGAACTTCGCCCTGAACCTGGAATACCTGGAAGCGGCCTTCTATCTGGCGGCCGTGGGCCGGCTGGGCGAGCTGAAGAAGATCGGCGGCGACGCGGCCATCCGCCTGCCTGCGGGGCTGGACATGGCGCGCGGCATGCAGTTCAAGGACAGCACCGTGCAGGCCATGGCGAACGACATTGCCGAGGACGAACTGTCGCACGTCAAGTTCCTGCACGGCGCGCTGGGCAAAGGCGCCGTGATGCGCCCGGTGATTGACCTCGACGCCGCGTTCAGGGCGGCGGGCAGCGCGGCCAGCGGCGGGGCCATCACCGGCTTCAATCCCTACGCCAACGATCTGTTCTTCCTGCACGGCGCGTTCATCTTCGAGGATGTGGGCGTCACCGCCTACAACGGCGCGGCCACGCTGATCACCAACCCGGCGTACCTTCAGGCCGCCGCCGGCATCCTGGCCGTCGAGGCCTACCACGGCGGCGCGATCCGCACCATGCTGTACCAGCAGCGCCAGATCACGGCGGCGGCGGGGCTATACGTGGGTCAGGTCGTGCAGGCCATCAGCAACCTGCGCGGCAAGGTGGGCGGCGGCAAGGACATGGGCCTGACCGACAACGCCGGCAACGCTGTGTTCGCCCCCGCCGACAAGAATGGCGTGGCCTATGGCCGCAGCACCCGCGAGGTGCTAAACATCGTGTATCTGGCCCCCGGCGCGAGCAAGGGCGGGTTCTACCCTAACGGCCTGAACGGCAGCATCAAGTAA
- a CDS encoding histidine triad nucleotide-binding protein — protein sequence MTASPTLFERIIAREIPSDIVYEDDDYIAIRDIAPKAPIHLLVIPKRVSARLDEITDAAEMGRLWLTAVKVARQHAADYRLLVNSGEKGGQVVFHTHIHILAGWEHGPDSDT from the coding sequence ATGACCGCCTCCCCCACCCTGTTCGAGCGCATCATCGCCCGCGAGATTCCCAGCGACATCGTGTACGAGGACGACGACTACATCGCCATCCGCGACATTGCACCCAAGGCGCCGATTCACCTGCTGGTGATTCCCAAACGGGTCAGCGCCCGCCTGGACGAGATCACCGACGCCGCCGAGATGGGCCGGCTGTGGCTGACCGCCGTGAAGGTGGCCCGGCAGCACGCCGCCGACTACCGCCTGCTGGTCAACTCCGGCGAGAAGGGTGGGCAGGTGGTCTTCCACACCCACATCCACATCCTGGCCGGCTGGGAACACGGTCCGGACAGTGACACCTGA
- a CDS encoding HAD family hydrolase: protein MSGSPFEAILFDLDGVLVDSELQANTVWVGLLAEHGLDIDLPTFMANAVGGTHAVLFEWLRREYGWTRPDTFIPEMDARLYEAFGSTQAIEGAARTLDLLWAAGLPFAVASNSQRGRLKRKLEASGLAPLVGEHAYDPAHVGGRGKPAPDLYAHAAAQLGADIARCLVIEDSVTGLSAGVAAGATAWGLLAGGHVHPDNAAQLTRAGAGRILRTHEELQGALELDRRLLRQPHS from the coding sequence ATGTCCGGTTCTCCCTTTGAGGCCATCCTCTTCGATCTGGACGGCGTGCTGGTGGACAGCGAGTTGCAGGCGAACACCGTCTGGGTGGGGTTGCTGGCCGAGCATGGGCTGGACATCGACCTGCCCACCTTCATGGCGAACGCGGTGGGCGGCACGCACGCGGTGCTGTTCGAGTGGCTGCGGCGCGAGTACGGTTGGACGCGCCCCGACACCTTCATTCCCGAGATGGACGCCCGCCTTTACGAGGCCTTCGGCAGCACGCAGGCCATCGAGGGTGCGGCCCGCACGCTGGACCTGCTGTGGGCGGCGGGCCTGCCCTTCGCCGTCGCCAGCAACAGCCAGCGCGGCCGCCTGAAGCGCAAGCTGGAGGCGTCGGGGCTGGCCCCGCTGGTGGGAGAACACGCCTACGATCCGGCGCATGTGGGCGGACGCGGCAAGCCTGCCCCGGATCTGTACGCCCACGCCGCCGCACAGCTGGGCGCGGACATCGCCCGCTGCCTGGTGATCGAGGACAGCGTGACCGGCCTGAGCGCGGGCGTCGCTGCCGGGGCCACCGCCTGGGGCCTGCTGGCCGGGGGCCACGTTCACCCCGACAACGCCGCCCAGCTGACCAGGGCCGGGGCCGGACGCATTCTGCGGACGCATGAGGAATTGCAGGGGGCGCTGGAGCTGGACCGGCGCCTCCTGCGTCAGCCTCACTCATAG
- the cax gene encoding calcium/proton exchanger produces MWMNLLLAFIPISLLLEWVFQAPPLWVFATATIAIIPLADWLRKGTEQIAARAGQTIGGLLSVTFGNLAELIIAIFVLLGGNTVVVKAQITGSIIGNALLGLGLAILIGSFGRNRQKFNRDNAGQLNSMLFLVVIALLIPALFDYTERLPDFLAGSAAARTNLDEYLSLSVAVVLIAVYGLNLVYTLVTHKDVFALNDQEGETGPEHSETPWPLWQVAGVMLGGTALIAVESELLSGALEATSAQLGLSPFFLGIIVLAVVGNFAEYLAASYFARRGQLGLSVNIVVGGTIQVALFTAPVLVIISYLIGQPMNLVFSSPLELVAIVAVALTVTTVTKDGEATWFEGVLLLSVYLLLALAFFFVTPRMEGGATAVTAPAPTASSSSLPVHPPLLRL; encoded by the coding sequence ATGTGGATGAATCTGCTGCTGGCCTTTATCCCGATCAGCCTGCTGCTGGAGTGGGTCTTTCAGGCCCCGCCACTGTGGGTCTTTGCCACGGCCACCATTGCCATTATTCCGCTGGCCGACTGGTTGCGAAAGGGCACCGAGCAGATCGCGGCGCGGGCCGGGCAGACCATCGGCGGCCTTCTCAGCGTGACCTTCGGCAATCTGGCCGAGCTGATCATCGCCATCTTCGTGCTGCTGGGCGGCAACACGGTGGTGGTCAAGGCGCAGATCACCGGCAGCATCATCGGCAACGCCCTGCTGGGGCTGGGCCTCGCCATCCTGATCGGCAGTTTTGGGCGCAACCGGCAGAAATTCAACCGCGACAACGCCGGGCAGCTCAATTCCATGCTGTTTCTGGTGGTGATCGCCCTGCTGATTCCGGCGCTGTTCGACTACACCGAACGTCTGCCGGACTTCCTGGCGGGCAGCGCGGCGGCGCGGACCAATCTGGACGAATACCTCAGCCTGAGCGTGGCCGTCGTGTTGATCGCCGTCTACGGCCTGAATCTGGTGTATACGCTGGTGACCCACAAGGACGTATTCGCCCTGAACGATCAGGAGGGCGAGACAGGACCGGAGCACAGCGAGACACCCTGGCCCCTGTGGCAGGTGGCGGGCGTCATGCTGGGCGGCACGGCCCTGATCGCCGTGGAATCCGAGCTGCTGTCCGGCGCGCTGGAGGCCACCAGCGCCCAGCTGGGCCTCAGCCCGTTTTTCCTGGGGATCATCGTGCTGGCGGTGGTCGGCAACTTCGCCGAGTATCTGGCTGCCAGCTACTTTGCGCGGCGCGGTCAGCTGGGGCTGTCGGTCAACATCGTGGTGGGCGGGACCATTCAGGTGGCGCTGTTCACCGCCCCGGTGCTGGTGATCATCTCCTACCTGATCGGCCAGCCGATGAATCTGGTCTTTTCCAGTCCGCTGGAACTCGTGGCGATTGTGGCGGTGGCCCTGACCGTGACCACCGTGACCAAGGACGGCGAGGCCACCTGGTTCGAGGGCGTGCTGCTGCTGAGCGTATACCTGCTGCTGGCGCTGGCCTTCTTCTTCGTCACGCCCCGGATGGAGGGCGGGGCGACCGCTGTAACCGCTCCTGCGCCCACCGCCAGTTCGTCCAGCCTTCCTGTCCACCCACCGCTCCTCAGACTCTAA
- a CDS encoding NAD(P)-binding protein, whose protein sequence is MSHSFTPERPLRVAVIGSGPSGVYAAEALIKQTQIPAEVDVFDRLPTPYGLVRYGVAPDHLTIKSVTRGFEKTFSDPRVRFLGNVEFGKDLTHADLKAHYDAVMYTVGASGDRRLGIPGEDLSGSMSATEFVAWYNGHPDAAAREMVLSATGVAVVGVGNVALDVSRILLKTVDELRESDIAPHALEVLDGSPVKDVWILGRRGPVQAKFTTKELREFGELSDAEPVVRPEEITVDEEAEAALTDNVVKKNLEVIRDFAGRTPQGKPRRVHLRFLVSPVEILGDEDGNVCGLKIERNTLDAGGNAVGTGETEVLPVQLVLRSVGYRGVALPDVPFDEKRGVIPNTEGRVEGRAGEYTSGWIKRGPSGVIGTNRKDATDTVAGLIADAGAGALPAAEHARRADIDALLQQRGVDVYTFADWQALDTHEQAQGQAQGRPRAKVVHKHEMLGHRQK, encoded by the coding sequence ATGAGCCATTCGTTTACCCCTGAACGTCCGCTGCGCGTCGCCGTGATCGGCAGCGGCCCCAGCGGCGTGTATGCCGCCGAGGCCCTGATCAAGCAGACGCAGATTCCCGCCGAGGTGGACGTGTTCGACCGCCTGCCCACCCCCTATGGGCTGGTGCGCTACGGCGTCGCCCCGGATCACCTGACCATCAAGAGCGTGACCAGGGGCTTCGAAAAGACCTTCAGCGATCCGCGCGTGCGCTTTCTGGGCAACGTGGAGTTCGGCAAGGATCTGACCCACGCTGACCTCAAGGCCCACTACGACGCCGTCATGTACACCGTGGGGGCCAGCGGGGACCGCCGCCTGGGCATTCCCGGCGAAGACCTGAGCGGTTCCATGAGCGCCACCGAATTCGTGGCGTGGTACAACGGCCACCCCGACGCCGCCGCCCGCGAGATGGTGCTGAGTGCGACCGGCGTGGCGGTGGTGGGCGTGGGCAACGTGGCGCTGGACGTCAGCCGCATCCTGCTCAAGACGGTGGACGAACTGCGCGAATCCGACATCGCCCCGCACGCGCTGGAGGTGCTGGACGGCAGCCCGGTCAAGGACGTATGGATTCTGGGCCGGCGCGGCCCTGTCCAGGCCAAGTTCACCACCAAGGAGCTGCGCGAGTTCGGCGAGCTGTCCGATGCCGAGCCGGTGGTGCGCCCCGAGGAGATCACGGTGGACGAGGAGGCCGAGGCCGCCCTGACCGACAACGTGGTCAAGAAGAATCTGGAGGTGATCCGCGACTTCGCGGGCCGCACGCCGCAAGGCAAGCCGCGCCGCGTTCACCTGCGCTTTCTGGTGTCTCCGGTGGAGATTCTGGGCGACGAGGACGGCAACGTCTGTGGCCTGAAGATCGAGCGCAACACGCTGGACGCGGGCGGAAACGCGGTGGGCACCGGGGAAACCGAGGTGCTGCCGGTGCAGCTGGTGCTGCGCTCGGTGGGCTACCGGGGCGTGGCGCTGCCGGACGTGCCCTTCGACGAGAAACGCGGCGTCATTCCCAACACCGAAGGGCGGGTGGAGGGCCGTGCGGGCGAGTACACCTCCGGCTGGATCAAGCGCGGCCCCAGCGGCGTGATCGGCACCAACCGCAAGGACGCCACCGACACCGTGGCCGGGCTGATCGCCGACGCGGGGGCCGGGGCACTGCCCGCCGCCGAACACGCCCGCCGCGCCGACATCGACGCCCTGCTACAACAGCGTGGCGTGGACGTGTACACCTTCGCCGACTGGCAGGCGCTGGACACCCACGAGCAGGCGCAGGGCCAGGCCCAGGGCCGCCCGCGCGCCAAGGTGGTGCACAAGCACGAGATGCTGGGGCACCGGCAGAAATAA
- a CDS encoding NAD(P)/FAD-dependent oxidoreductase: MNVHPSDLLVIGAGPAGLHAAFYAAWRGLRVRVLEARGEAGGQLSALYPDKRVYDVPGLPGARAAQVIEGLRRQLDRLDVDVRLNTVARTLERAGDSWSVGTDRDTFTAGAVILAAGLGALLPRAARVPGVEAHPDVRTDLPDPAEMAGRRVLIVGGVPQAARAALELAAAGATVTLTHSRALFRGDPTTLGGLETARVHGQLEVLAPAQLLTLTPDGADLEAGGSLRGVQADTVLILGGYLPDLSPVQSWPLDWRGEYVPDGPGGRTALDGVYVVGDLAASGGDFKLISVGLAQAAIAANHAAHHVRPELRVRPGHSSEKR, translated from the coding sequence GTGAACGTGCACCCCTCCGACCTGCTGGTGATCGGCGCCGGCCCCGCCGGACTGCACGCGGCCTTCTACGCGGCGTGGCGCGGCCTGCGGGTGCGGGTACTGGAGGCGCGGGGCGAGGCAGGCGGCCAGCTGAGCGCCCTGTATCCCGACAAACGCGTGTACGACGTACCGGGGTTGCCGGGAGCGCGGGCGGCCCAGGTGATTGAGGGTTTGAGGAGGCAACTGGACAGGCTGGACGTGGATGTGCGCCTGAACACGGTGGCCCGCACGCTGGAACGGGCAGGTGACAGCTGGAGCGTCGGCACCGACCGGGACACGTTCACGGCAGGTGCGGTGATTCTGGCGGCGGGCCTGGGTGCGCTGTTGCCCCGCGCGGCCCGTGTTCCCGGCGTGGAGGCGCACCCCGACGTGCGAACAGACCTCCCCGATCCCGCCGAGATGGCCGGACGTCGCGTGCTGATCGTGGGTGGCGTGCCGCAGGCGGCGAGGGCGGCCCTGGAACTTGCAGCGGCTGGCGCAACGGTCACCCTGACCCACAGCCGGGCGTTGTTCCGGGGCGATCCGACCACGCTGGGTGGGCTGGAAACTGCGCGGGTACATGGACAGCTCGAAGTGCTGGCCCCCGCTCAACTCCTCACGCTCACGCCGGATGGAGCCGATCTGGAGGCAGGCGGGAGTCTGCGGGGAGTTCAGGCCGACACCGTGCTGATCCTGGGCGGCTACCTGCCCGATCTGTCCCCCGTCCAATCCTGGCCGCTGGACTGGCGCGGCGAGTACGTCCCGGACGGTCCCGGCGGCCGCACCGCGCTGGACGGCGTGTACGTGGTGGGCGATCTGGCAGCGTCGGGGGGCGATTTCAAGCTGATCTCGGTGGGACTGGCCCAGGCGGCCATTGCGGCCAACCACGCCGCGCACCACGTCCGCCCCGAGCTGCGCGTCAGACCGGGCCACAGCAGCGAGAAGCGCTGA
- a CDS encoding HAD family hydrolase, translating into MCPSSGSSAGELRAVVFDFDGTILDTETREFLQWQQLYRQHGRELALTDWQRGIGTWGAFDPWAGLPEEVQADRESVHAELHDRIVADIGEQDLRPGVRGVLEGLHAAGWPLALATSSDRRWVTRWLEQHGLLNLFMVLCTRDDVRRVKPDPELYVLAAQRLGLRAGDCLAVEDSLNGGLAAVAAGMRLVVVPNDVTRTQPFPPEWARLNDGFALGLVGLLEAAGVQGAGRG; encoded by the coding sequence ATGTGTCCTTCCTCTGGTTCCTCTGCCGGTGAGCTGCGTGCCGTCGTCTTCGATTTCGACGGCACGATTCTGGACACCGAGACCCGCGAGTTCCTGCAATGGCAGCAGCTGTACCGCCAGCACGGACGCGAACTGGCGCTGACCGACTGGCAGCGCGGCATCGGCACCTGGGGGGCATTCGATCCGTGGGCCGGGTTGCCGGAAGAGGTTCAGGCCGACCGCGAGAGTGTCCACGCTGAATTGCACGACCGGATTGTGGCCGACATCGGCGAGCAGGACCTGCGGCCCGGCGTGCGGGGGGTGCTGGAGGGGCTGCACGCCGCCGGGTGGCCGCTGGCGCTGGCGACCAGCAGTGACCGCCGCTGGGTGACGCGCTGGCTGGAGCAGCACGGGTTGCTGAACCTGTTCATGGTGCTGTGTACCCGCGACGACGTGCGGCGCGTCAAGCCGGACCCGGAACTGTACGTGCTGGCCGCCCAGCGACTGGGTCTGCGCGCCGGGGACTGTCTGGCGGTGGAGGACAGCCTGAACGGGGGACTGGCCGCTGTGGCCGCTGGAATGCGGCTGGTGGTCGTGCCCAACGACGTGACCCGGACCCAACCCTTTCCCCCCGAGTGGGCCAGACTGAACGACGGCTTCGCGCTTGGACTGGTGGGCCTGCTGGAGGCGGCGGGCGTGCAGGGTGCGGGGAGGGGTTAG
- a CDS encoding serine/threonine-protein kinase, protein MKHLTYSGAVQELSTPQLLESRTPLAERGGVVSESARWNGRSVFVKTLVVDDPDAHARFHHEGRVAASLNHPGIVPLLATTPTQLIFPFVEGGTLRERLERGVLDVPQATEVVTGLLCAVLYLHSQGVTHQDLKPENVLLQDGQASWNAVRIIDFGMSHARHVPLDIHSGTRMGTPHFMAPEQFYGMRGDVRSDLYSVGVLLFDCLAGTPPYADALGWLAGLHTNRAELPGPEALHPLLRCALSRDPAQRPHSAAAMLHHLCLARQTLGLPPLRGLPLAEHGTPAQGPGSGTAGDGCGP, encoded by the coding sequence GTGAAGCATTTAACCTACAGTGGAGCGGTGCAGGAACTGTCCACCCCTCAGCTGCTGGAATCGCGCACGCCGCTGGCCGAACGGGGCGGCGTCGTGAGCGAGTCGGCGCGGTGGAACGGCCGGTCGGTGTTCGTGAAAACCCTGGTGGTGGACGATCCCGACGCACACGCCCGCTTTCACCATGAGGGCCGGGTGGCCGCCTCCCTGAACCATCCGGGGATCGTGCCGCTGCTGGCGACCACGCCCACCCAGCTGATCTTTCCCTTCGTGGAGGGCGGCACCCTGCGCGAGCGGCTGGAGCGCGGGGTTCTGGACGTGCCGCAGGCCACCGAGGTCGTGACGGGCCTGCTGTGCGCCGTGTTGTACCTGCACAGTCAGGGCGTGACCCACCAGGACCTGAAGCCCGAGAATGTCCTGCTGCAGGACGGGCAGGCCTCCTGGAACGCGGTGAGAATCATCGACTTCGGCATGAGCCATGCCCGGCATGTGCCGCTGGACATCCACAGCGGCACCCGCATGGGCACGCCGCATTTCATGGCCCCGGAGCAGTTCTACGGCATGCGCGGCGACGTCCGCAGCGACCTGTACTCGGTGGGCGTGCTGCTGTTCGACTGCCTCGCGGGCACCCCGCCCTACGCGGACGCCCTGGGCTGGCTGGCGGGCCTCCACACCAACCGCGCCGAATTGCCCGGCCCGGAGGCGCTGCACCCGCTGCTGCGCTGCGCGCTGTCCCGTGACCCGGCGCAGCGGCCCCACAGCGCCGCGGCCATGTTGCACCACCTGTGTCTGGCCCGGCAGACGCTGGGCCTGCCGCCCCTGCGCGGACTGCCACTGGCAGAGCACGGGACACCGGCCCAGGGTCCGGGTTCCGGCACGGCCGGGGACGGCTGCGGCCCATGA
- the holA gene encoding DNA polymerase III subunit delta encodes MTLLAFTGNRFLAEEALRETLTRRGLNPRELPRLGGDDVNPQTLGPHLSPGLFGDGGVIVDFEGVKPDKALLELLAGAAVTVAVLDETAPATRSKLYQARGEQIVSAAPSKPGEVTGWVVQYARKQGLPLDRDAAAYLAEVFGADLAGIAGELTKLALLDGPHTREAVQRVVGREPPGDSFAMLGAATAGRPGEAVGQLRRLLASGEDPFKLMGAVVWQYSLVARCVALLQEEGRVTEAAAAQRLGVKPYPAKKALDVARRLNEAKIRAHLARILDADLAMKRGLDAGVTLERLIVQLSV; translated from the coding sequence ATGACCCTGCTGGCCTTTACCGGCAACCGCTTCCTGGCGGAAGAAGCCCTGCGCGAGACCCTGACCCGGCGGGGCCTGAATCCGCGCGAACTGCCCCGGCTGGGCGGTGACGACGTCAACCCCCAGACCCTGGGGCCGCACCTGTCGCCCGGCCTGTTCGGCGACGGCGGCGTAATTGTGGACTTCGAAGGCGTCAAACCCGACAAGGCGCTGCTGGAACTGCTGGCGGGCGCGGCGGTCACGGTGGCCGTGCTGGACGAGACGGCCCCGGCCACGCGCAGCAAGCTGTATCAGGCGCGCGGCGAGCAGATCGTCTCGGCGGCGCCCAGCAAGCCCGGCGAGGTCACCGGCTGGGTGGTGCAGTACGCCAGGAAGCAGGGGCTGCCGCTGGACCGGGACGCCGCCGCCTACCTGGCCGAGGTCTTCGGGGCCGATCTGGCGGGCATCGCGGGCGAGCTGACCAAGCTGGCACTGCTGGACGGCCCGCACACCCGCGAGGCCGTGCAGCGTGTGGTGGGCCGCGAGCCCCCCGGCGACAGCTTTGCCATGCTGGGCGCGGCGACGGCGGGCCGCCCCGGCGAGGCGGTGGGGCAGCTGCGCCGCCTGCTGGCCTCCGGCGAGGATCCCTTCAAGCTGATGGGCGCGGTGGTCTGGCAGTACAGCCTGGTGGCCCGCTGCGTGGCGCTGCTGCAGGAGGAAGGCCGGGTCACCGAGGCGGCGGCGGCCCAGCGCCTGGGCGTCAAGCCGTACCCGGCCAAGAAGGCGCTGGACGTGGCCCGCCGGCTCAACGAGGCGAAAATCCGCGCCCATCTGGCCCGCATCCTGGACGCCGATCTGGCCATGAAACGCGGGCTGGACGCCGGGGTCACGCTGGAGCGCCTGATCGTGCAACTGAGCGTGTAG